Proteins from one Muntiacus reevesi chromosome X, mMunRee1.1, whole genome shotgun sequence genomic window:
- the LOC136153630 gene encoding granulocyte-macrophage colony-stimulating factor receptor subunit alpha-like yields the protein MVVLLDFVSLLVLLNSACSTALAGDTESPIVNVTLDSRKKILSWNTRGMVTQQTCAIVTPLDPDDISPNLQVRNNDTYFCTFPNAVLHQGATLTVNASSAGREFSHRLTFTNPGKEGSGARNLSCVIYNIRFMNCSWTRGPAAPADVRYQLYTWTSLHGNVSECGHYILDSAGTRVGCHFDELGEGRSTDDYFFLVNGTSSDTDIQFLDSCPLNGPKLEKYNPPANLTVKDNVSHYLIRWDAPAIRYSLSNSVLRYALDIQKTGSFSKREPVFLSRQYKNEYRLPSSDVRGQHTVRMRVQHVQFQIWSEWSATRRFGVPEKNFLVVSIGLAVGAAVLLGMAMMFLCKRFSLKKKLFPPIPRVKQELAGSFLASLEETASCGDHAPSASQDPEDIFTVEETQSLASGPAKMVGPAPDPNRYENIPSGRPLPNH from the exons ATGGTGGTCCTGTTGGATTTCGTAAGCCTCCTGGTACTCCTGAACTCAGCATGCTCCACGGCCCTGG CAGGAGACACGGAATCTCCTATTGTAAACGTGACGCTggattcaaggaaaaaaatattaagctgGAACACCCGGGGAATGGTGACCCAGCAGACATGTGCGATCGTCACGCCTCTCGACCCCGACGACATCAGCCCAAACCTACAG GTCAGAAACAACGATACCTACTTCTGCACGTTTCCCAATGCCGTGCTGCACCAGGGGGCCACGCTGACCGTGAACGCCAGCTCGGCGGGCCGGGAGTTCTCGCACCGGCTGACCTTTACAAACCCAG GCAAGGAGGGCTCCGGAGCCCGGAATCTCTCGTGCGTCATCTACAACATCCGATTCATGAACTGCAGCTGGACACGGGGCCCGGCTGCCCCTGCGGACGTGCGGTACCAGCTCTACACGTGGACCTCTCT GCACGGAAACGTGTCCGAGTGCGGCCACTACATCCTTGACTCGGCCGGGACGCGCGTGGGCTGCCACTTCGACGAGCTCGGCGAAGGCCGCAGCACAGACGATTACTTCTTCCTGGTGAACGGAACCAGCAGCGACACGGACATCCAGTTTCTGGACTCTTGTCCCCTGAACGGCCCGAAGCTGG AAAAGTATAACCCGCCCGCGAACCTCACCGTCAAGGACAACGTGTCCCATTACCTGATTCGCTGGGATGCCCCCGCCATCAGATACAGCCTGTCCAACAGCGTCCTGCGTTACGCGCTGGATATCCAGAAGACG GGCAGCTTTTCTAAGAGAGAACCG GTTTTTCTGAGCAGACAATATAAAAACGAGTACAGACTGCCCAGCTCTGACGTGAGAGGACAGCACACCGTCCGCATGAGGGTGCAACACGTGCAGTTTCAAATCTGGAGTGAGTGGAGCGCCACGCGCCGTTTCG GCGTCCCCGAGAAGAATTTCCTGGTTGTCTCGATCGGGCTGGCGGTGGGGGCCGCGGTTTTGCTTGGCATGGCCATGATGTTTCTCTGTAAAAG GTTCTCCCTGAAGAAGAAGCTGTTTCCGCCCATCCCGCGGGTGAAGCAGGAACTCGCCGGCTCGTTCCTGGCCAGCCTGGAG GAGACGGCCTCGTGCGGAGACCACGCGCCGTCAGCCTCCCAGGACCCCGAGGACATCTTCACCGTGGAGGAAACCCAGTCGTTGGCGAGCGGACCAGCGAAGATGGTAGGCCCAGCCCCAGACCCCAACCGTTATGAAAACATCCCTTCTGGGCGTCCTCTGCCCAACCACTGA